The proteins below come from a single Streptomyces sp. M92 genomic window:
- a CDS encoding uroporphyrinogen-III synthase, which yields MDDEQQRPEHGPLAGFTVGVTAARRADELGALLQRRGAAVLHAPALRIVPLADDSELLAATEQLIDQAPDVVVATTAIGFRGWVEAADGWGLGDALLERLGAVELLARGPKVKGAVRAAGLTEKWSPASESMAEVLDRLLEQGVDGRRIAVQLHGEPLPGFVEALKAAGAEVVGVPVYRWLPPEDLGPVDRLLDAAVSRGVDAVTFTSAPAAASFLSRAEERGLLPELLAALGHDVLPACVGPVTAVPLQAHGVDTVQPERFRLGPLVQLLCQELPSRARVLPVAGHRLEVRGHAVLVDGELKAVPPAGMSLLRALSHRPGWVVPRAELLRALPGTGRDEHAVETAMARLRTSLGAPKLIQTVVKRGYRLALDPATDAKYTDG from the coding sequence ATGGACGACGAACAGCAGCGACCCGAGCACGGCCCCCTCGCCGGCTTCACCGTGGGCGTGACCGCCGCCCGCCGGGCCGACGAACTGGGCGCTCTGCTCCAGCGGCGCGGCGCCGCCGTCCTGCACGCACCGGCGCTCAGGATCGTGCCGCTCGCCGACGACAGCGAGTTGCTGGCCGCGACCGAACAGCTCATCGACCAGGCCCCGGACGTCGTGGTGGCCACCACCGCCATCGGATTCCGCGGGTGGGTGGAGGCCGCCGACGGGTGGGGGCTCGGCGACGCCCTGCTGGAGCGGCTGGGCGCCGTGGAGCTGCTCGCGCGCGGGCCCAAGGTCAAGGGCGCGGTCCGGGCCGCCGGACTGACGGAGAAGTGGTCGCCGGCGTCCGAGTCCATGGCCGAGGTGCTGGACCGGCTCCTGGAGCAGGGCGTCGACGGCCGCCGGATCGCCGTACAGCTGCACGGTGAGCCCCTGCCGGGGTTCGTGGAGGCGCTGAAGGCGGCGGGTGCCGAGGTCGTGGGCGTGCCCGTCTACCGGTGGCTGCCGCCGGAGGACCTCGGCCCCGTGGACCGGTTGCTGGACGCCGCCGTCTCGCGGGGCGTGGACGCCGTGACCTTCACCAGCGCGCCCGCCGCCGCGTCGTTCCTGTCCCGCGCCGAGGAGCGCGGCCTGCTGCCCGAGCTGCTCGCCGCGCTCGGCCACGACGTGCTGCCCGCCTGTGTCGGCCCGGTGACCGCGGTACCGCTCCAGGCGCACGGCGTCGACACGGTCCAGCCCGAACGGTTCCGGCTCGGACCCCTGGTCCAGCTGCTCTGCCAGGAACTCCCCTCCCGGGCCCGGGTGTTGCCCGTCGCCGGGCACCGGCTGGAGGTGCGCGGCCACGCGGTCCTCGTCGACGGGGAGCTCAAGGCCGTGCCGCCCGCCGGCATGTCCCTGCTGCGGGCCCTGTCCCACCGGCCCGGCTGGGTCGTCCCCCGCGCGGAACTCCTGCGCGCCCTGCCGGGCACCGGCCGCGACGAACACGCCGTCGAGACGGCGATGGCCCGCCTGCGCACGTCCCTCGGCGCCCCCAAGCTGATCCAGACGGTGGTGAAACGCGGCTACCGCCTCGCCCTGGACCCGGCGACCGACGCCAAGTACACGGACGGGTGA
- a CDS encoding nitrate/nitrite transporter, whose protein sequence is MTVPGRRWIQHWDPEDETFWKETGEPVARRNLFFSVLSEHIGFSVWTLWSVLVLFMGPEYGLTPADKFLLTSVVTLVGAVVRVPYTFAVAVFGGRNWTIISAGLLLVPTVAAFAVMEPGTSFSTFLLVGLLAGIGGGNFASSMTNINAFFPLRKKGWALGLNAGGGNIGVPVIQLTALAIIGAGGGPRVLLGIYIPLILVAAVLAACFMDNLASVKNDTGAAKDAARDGHTWIMSVLYIGTFGSFIGYSFAFGQVLTTQFGRTPLQAAYLTFIGPLLGSLIRPLGGRLADRYGGARITLWNFVAMAVATAVLVAASMAKSLALFVAVFVVLFVLSGLGNGSTFKMIPGIFQNKALARGLTGEEAVAYGRRLSGASMGLIGAVGALGGVAINLAFRQSFLSVGSGTGAFVAFLAFYAVCFVVTWAVYLRRPAVRTPDGPADPAGTESRLSYAEV, encoded by the coding sequence ATGACAGTCCCTGGCCGCCGCTGGATCCAGCACTGGGATCCGGAGGACGAGACCTTCTGGAAGGAGACGGGGGAGCCGGTCGCCCGGCGGAACCTGTTCTTCTCCGTCCTCTCCGAGCACATCGGGTTCTCGGTCTGGACGCTGTGGTCGGTGCTGGTGCTCTTCATGGGGCCGGAGTACGGGCTGACGCCGGCCGACAAGTTCCTGCTGACGTCCGTGGTGACGCTGGTCGGCGCGGTCGTGCGGGTGCCGTACACCTTCGCGGTCGCGGTCTTCGGCGGGCGGAACTGGACGATCATCTCCGCCGGGCTGCTGCTCGTACCGACCGTCGCCGCCTTCGCGGTCATGGAGCCGGGGACGTCCTTCTCGACGTTCCTCCTGGTCGGGCTGCTGGCCGGCATCGGCGGCGGCAACTTCGCGTCCTCCATGACCAACATCAACGCCTTCTTCCCGCTCAGGAAGAAGGGCTGGGCACTCGGTCTCAACGCGGGTGGCGGCAACATCGGCGTGCCGGTGATCCAGCTGACCGCCCTCGCCATCATCGGGGCGGGCGGCGGGCCCCGGGTGCTGCTCGGCATCTACATTCCGCTGATCCTGGTGGCCGCCGTCCTCGCCGCCTGCTTCATGGACAACCTCGCCTCCGTGAAGAACGACACCGGGGCCGCCAAGGACGCCGCCCGGGACGGCCACACCTGGATCATGTCCGTGCTGTACATCGGCACCTTCGGATCCTTCATCGGCTACAGCTTCGCCTTCGGGCAGGTGCTGACCACCCAGTTCGGGCGGACCCCGCTCCAGGCGGCCTACCTCACCTTCATCGGCCCGCTGCTCGGCTCCCTGATCCGGCCGCTGGGCGGCAGGCTCGCCGACCGGTACGGCGGCGCGCGGATCACGCTGTGGAACTTCGTCGCCATGGCCGTCGCCACCGCCGTGCTCGTCGCGGCCAGCATGGCCAAGTCGCTCGCGCTGTTCGTCGCCGTGTTCGTGGTGCTGTTCGTGCTCAGCGGGCTCGGCAACGGCTCGACGTTCAAGATGATCCCGGGCATCTTCCAGAACAAGGCGCTGGCCAGGGGGCTGACGGGGGAGGAGGCCGTGGCGTACGGGCGGCGGCTCTCCGGTGCCTCCATGGGCCTGATCGGCGCGGTCGGCGCGCTCGGCGGCGTCGCCATCAACCTCGCCTTCCGGCAGTCCTTCCTCTCGGTCGGCTCCGGCACCGGCGCCTTCGTCGCGTTCCTCGCCTTCTACGCCGTCTGCTTCGTCGTCACATGGGCGGTATACCTTCGCCGCCCGGCCGTACGGACACCGGACGGCCCGGCGGACCCGGCCGGGACGGAGAGCCGGCTCAGCTACGCCGAGGTATGA
- the fabG gene encoding 3-oxoacyl-[acyl-carrier-protein] reductase: protein MPELGEQMPEQSGQIALVTGGSRGIGRAVATRLANDGFDVAICYRSDESAAEQVAKEIRAAGRRVLTRRVDVADRAGVRAFVADVESGLGPVTAVVTSAGITRDRPLALMQDDEWDSVLRTNLDGTYNLLRSVVRSMIRRREGTVVTLSSVAGVVGNAGQTNYSASKAGIIGLTQALAKEFGRYGVRANAVAPGFIDTEMVAGVPESVAKDAIGRIPLARFGTPEEVASLVSYLVSPQAAYITGQVVRIDGGMAL, encoded by the coding sequence ATGCCGGAGCTTGGGGAACAGATGCCGGAGCAGTCCGGGCAGATCGCGCTGGTGACCGGAGGGTCGCGGGGGATCGGGCGGGCGGTCGCCACCCGGCTCGCGAACGACGGTTTCGACGTCGCGATCTGCTACCGGTCCGACGAGAGCGCGGCCGAGCAGGTCGCCAAGGAGATCCGCGCCGCGGGCCGCCGGGTGCTGACCCGCCGCGTGGACGTCGCCGACCGGGCCGGGGTGCGGGCCTTCGTCGCCGACGTCGAGTCGGGCCTCGGCCCGGTGACGGCCGTCGTGACGTCCGCCGGCATCACCCGTGACCGTCCGCTGGCGCTGATGCAGGACGACGAGTGGGACTCCGTGCTGCGCACCAACCTCGACGGGACCTACAACCTGCTGCGCTCCGTGGTCAGGTCGATGATCCGGCGCCGCGAGGGCACCGTGGTCACGCTGTCCTCGGTGGCCGGCGTGGTCGGCAACGCCGGGCAGACCAACTACTCGGCGTCGAAGGCCGGCATCATCGGCCTCACCCAGGCGCTGGCCAAGGAGTTCGGCCGGTACGGCGTCCGGGCCAACGCGGTCGCCCCGGGATTCATCGACACCGAGATGGTCGCCGGGGTCCCCGAGTCGGTCGCCAAGGACGCCATCGGCCGCATCCCGCTGGCCCGCTTCGGCACCCCCGAGGAGGTCGCCTCCCTCGTCTCCTACCTGGTCTCGCCGCAGGCCGCGTACATCACCGGCCAGGTGGTGCGGATCGACGGCGGCATGGCGCTGTGA
- a CDS encoding thioesterase II family protein, whose amino-acid sequence MSGPEIWFRHYRGALAPRVRLVCFPHAGGNARLFHGWASRLPADVELLAVRYPGRQERMNEPCVETMDELAGRISEALAPLHDLPLVLFGHSMGAAVAYEVALRLEDPATDGAGPALLLLSGRAAPHVTRPTALHRAADDVLVAGVTRLGTLGGDAYAVPELRELLLPVLRADYRLIETYGRKRPPVLRAPMVAYLGDRDPGVARPGVEAWSELTGGDFTVRSFPGDHFYLAPREAELTADIAERLARLPVARPA is encoded by the coding sequence GTGAGCGGGCCGGAGATCTGGTTCCGCCACTACCGGGGGGCCCTCGCGCCGCGCGTGCGCCTGGTGTGCTTCCCGCACGCCGGGGGCAACGCCCGGCTCTTCCACGGCTGGGCGTCCCGGCTGCCCGCCGACGTCGAACTCCTCGCGGTGCGCTATCCGGGCCGCCAGGAGCGGATGAACGAGCCCTGCGTCGAGACGATGGACGAACTGGCCGGCCGGATCTCCGAGGCGCTCGCCCCGCTGCACGACCTGCCGCTGGTCCTCTTCGGCCACAGCATGGGCGCGGCGGTGGCCTACGAGGTCGCTCTGCGCCTGGAAGACCCGGCGACCGACGGCGCCGGACCGGCCCTGCTGCTGCTCTCCGGCCGGGCCGCGCCGCACGTCACCAGGCCCACCGCGCTGCACCGGGCGGCGGACGACGTACTGGTGGCCGGGGTGACCCGGCTGGGCACCCTCGGCGGTGACGCCTACGCCGTACCCGAGCTGCGGGAGCTGCTGCTGCCGGTGCTGCGGGCGGACTACCGGCTCATCGAGACGTACGGCAGGAAGCGGCCGCCCGTGCTGCGGGCCCCGATGGTGGCGTACCTCGGCGACCGCGACCCGGGGGTCGCCCGGCCGGGCGTGGAGGCCTGGTCGGAGCTGACCGGCGGCGACTTCACCGTGCGCTCCTTCCCAGGCGACCACTTCTACCTCGCGCCCCGGGAGGCGGAGCTGACCGCGGACATCGCGGAGCGGCTGGCCCGTCTCCCGGTGGCCCGGCCGGCCTGA
- a CDS encoding TauD/TfdA family dioxygenase produces the protein MANTAAWAPTEIEAAEGGGPEELLRRVDALEGGLTGALTRAKALVFRGFGITPDTLDPVLDRLLPNRLAYVHGNSPRTKVGGNVYTSTEYPQEYTISMHNEMSYAHAWPARLAFFCQITPGSGGATPVLDAALWLRSLDAEVQGAFAGGVRYVQNLHDGYGLGKSWQDTFETSDRAEVEAFLKGAGAEWTWRRDGSLRVESLRPATTVHPVTGTEVWFNQADQWHPAGLGDDTAQELAQILPEDELPQSVSFADGSPIPAEYVAQIRDRGLENAVDVDWRAGDLLLIDNLLLAHGRRPYTGDRRVLVAMSD, from the coding sequence ATGGCGAATACCGCGGCCTGGGCACCGACGGAGATCGAAGCGGCCGAGGGCGGCGGCCCCGAGGAGCTGCTGCGGCGGGTGGACGCCCTGGAAGGGGGTCTGACCGGAGCGCTGACGCGGGCGAAGGCGCTGGTGTTCCGCGGCTTCGGCATCACGCCCGACACCCTGGACCCGGTGCTGGACCGGCTGCTGCCGAACCGGCTGGCCTACGTGCACGGCAACTCCCCGCGCACCAAGGTCGGGGGCAACGTGTACACCTCGACGGAGTATCCGCAGGAGTACACCATCTCGATGCACAACGAGATGAGCTACGCCCACGCCTGGCCCGCCCGGCTGGCGTTCTTCTGCCAGATCACCCCCGGTTCGGGCGGTGCCACTCCCGTGCTCGACGCGGCGCTGTGGCTCCGGTCGCTGGACGCGGAGGTCCAAGGCGCCTTCGCCGGCGGGGTGCGCTACGTCCAGAACCTGCACGACGGCTACGGCCTCGGCAAGAGCTGGCAGGACACCTTCGAGACCTCCGACCGGGCCGAGGTGGAGGCGTTCCTGAAGGGCGCGGGCGCCGAGTGGACCTGGCGGCGCGACGGCAGCCTGCGCGTCGAGTCGCTGCGCCCCGCCACCACCGTCCACCCGGTGACCGGCACGGAGGTGTGGTTCAACCAGGCCGACCAGTGGCACCCGGCCGGCCTCGGCGACGACACCGCGCAGGAACTCGCGCAGATTCTCCCCGAGGACGAGCTGCCGCAGTCGGTGTCGTTCGCCGACGGCAGCCCCATCCCCGCCGAGTACGTGGCGCAGATCCGCGACCGGGGCCTGGAGAACGCGGTCGACGTCGACTGGCGCGCCGGCGACCTGCTGCTCATCGACAACCTGCTGCTGGCGCACGGCCGGCGTCCCTACACGGGCGACCGCCGGGTGCTGGTCGCGATGTCCGACTGA
- a CDS encoding TauD/TfdA family dioxygenase — translation MTITPEETPAGWLGTGTVPGLCRPDAPGTGIHTYLTEHRAELRALLARRGALLLRGFDVGGVDGFDQTVRAFSGTPPLAYAERSSPRSTIKGQVYTSTDYPPAEEIFLHNENSYQAVWPRTLYFYCVEPPTTLGATPLADIRRVLAAVDPQVRAEFEARGWQVVRNFHTGFGVPWQEAFNTSDRDAVVAYCAERRIEAEWRPDGGLRTTAIRRAVHRHPASGEEVWFNHATFFHTSTLPEEVGAGLRAIFDDDDLPTHTFYGDGGAIPDDVLDHLRGCYRGASVRFDWQRDDVLIVDNMLAAHAREPFTGPRRIAVAMAEPSDT, via the coding sequence ATGACCATCACCCCGGAAGAGACCCCCGCCGGCTGGCTGGGCACCGGAACCGTGCCCGGCCTGTGCCGGCCGGACGCCCCCGGCACCGGCATCCACACCTACCTCACCGAGCACCGCGCCGAACTGCGCGCCCTCCTCGCCCGGCGCGGGGCACTGCTCCTGCGCGGCTTCGACGTGGGCGGTGTCGACGGCTTCGACCAGACCGTGCGCGCCTTCTCCGGCACGCCCCCGCTGGCCTACGCCGAACGCTCCTCGCCCCGCTCCACCATCAAGGGACAGGTCTACACGTCGACGGACTACCCGCCGGCGGAGGAGATCTTCCTGCACAACGAGAACTCGTACCAGGCGGTGTGGCCGCGCACGCTGTACTTCTACTGCGTGGAGCCGCCCACCACCCTGGGGGCGACGCCGCTGGCCGACATCCGGCGGGTGCTGGCCGCGGTCGACCCGCAGGTGCGGGCCGAGTTCGAGGCGCGCGGCTGGCAGGTGGTGCGCAACTTCCACACCGGGTTCGGCGTGCCCTGGCAGGAGGCGTTCAACACCTCCGACCGGGACGCCGTGGTCGCGTACTGCGCCGAGCGGCGCATCGAGGCCGAGTGGCGGCCCGACGGCGGGCTGCGCACCACCGCGATCCGCCGCGCGGTGCACCGGCACCCGGCCAGCGGCGAGGAGGTGTGGTTCAACCACGCCACGTTCTTCCACACCAGCACGCTGCCCGAGGAGGTCGGCGCGGGACTGCGCGCGATCTTCGACGACGATGACCTGCCGACCCACACGTTCTACGGCGACGGCGGCGCCATCCCCGACGACGTGCTGGATCACCTGCGCGGCTGCTACCGCGGCGCGTCCGTCCGCTTCGACTGGCAGCGCGACGACGTACTGATCGTCGACAACATGCTCGCCGCGCACGCCCGCGAACCGTTCACCGGTCCCCGGCGGATCGCCGTGGCCATGGCGGAGCCGTCCGACACCTGA
- a CDS encoding beta-ketoacyl-ACP synthase III, with the protein MLTTHGSRIASLAVYRPARLVSNEELSQRTTVSPEWIESRTGISTRHHADEQETIAAMAAAAGEKAVVEADIDPAEVDLTIVASATRRVRMPGVAPEVASRIGLPNSGAYDLNAVCAGFTYSLAMASNAVRLGEARHALVIGAERTSEWIDPNDPDTFVIFGDGAGAAVVSRSETAGIGPAVWGSDGARHEVLGITEKADGREYVTMNGPLVYKWSTATMPDVAHRACAAAGIALEDIAWFVPHQANNRIIRTLTDNLGLPQDRVVNDVVDTGNTSAASVPLALSRLKDSGRATPGDKVLLLGFGAGLTYAGQVVDLP; encoded by the coding sequence ATGCTCACCACACACGGATCACGCATAGCCTCCCTCGCCGTCTACCGACCCGCCCGCCTCGTGTCCAACGAGGAACTGTCGCAGCGGACCACCGTCTCCCCGGAGTGGATCGAGAGCCGCACCGGCATCAGCACCCGCCACCACGCGGACGAGCAGGAGACCATCGCCGCGATGGCCGCGGCCGCCGGGGAGAAGGCGGTGGTCGAGGCCGACATCGACCCGGCCGAGGTGGACCTCACCATCGTGGCCAGCGCCACCCGCCGCGTCCGCATGCCCGGCGTGGCGCCCGAGGTCGCCAGCCGCATCGGCCTGCCCAACTCCGGCGCCTACGACCTGAACGCGGTCTGCGCCGGCTTCACCTACTCCCTGGCCATGGCCTCCAACGCGGTGCGGCTCGGCGAGGCGCGGCACGCGCTGGTCATCGGCGCCGAGCGGACCAGCGAGTGGATCGACCCGAACGACCCGGACACCTTCGTCATCTTCGGTGACGGCGCCGGCGCGGCCGTGGTGTCCCGCTCCGAGACGGCCGGCATCGGCCCGGCGGTGTGGGGCAGCGACGGGGCGCGGCACGAGGTGCTCGGCATCACGGAGAAGGCCGACGGCCGCGAGTACGTCACCATGAACGGCCCCCTGGTCTACAAGTGGTCGACCGCCACCATGCCGGACGTGGCCCACCGGGCGTGCGCCGCGGCCGGCATCGCCCTGGAGGACATCGCCTGGTTCGTGCCGCACCAGGCCAACAACCGGATCATCCGCACCCTGACGGACAACCTGGGACTGCCGCAGGACCGCGTCGTCAACGACGTCGTCGACACCGGCAACACCTCGGCGGCCAGCGTGCCGCTGGCGCTCAGCCGCCTCAAGGACAGCGGCCGTGCCACCCCCGGCGACAAGGTCCTGCTGCTCGGCTTCGGTGCCGGCCTGACCTACGCCGGCCAGGTCGTCGACCTGCCCTAG
- a CDS encoding acyl carrier protein, with product MTRDEIIVEIINLTLRTAPDLEGSEVTADASFENLGLDSLTRIDLLAAVEKNFGLSVPDDKVGDLLRVSDVADFLMAYKAGV from the coding sequence ATGACCAGAGACGAAATCATCGTCGAGATCATCAACCTCACCCTGCGCACCGCCCCGGACCTGGAGGGGAGCGAGGTCACCGCCGACGCCAGCTTCGAGAACCTCGGCCTGGACTCCCTGACCCGCATCGACCTGCTGGCGGCCGTCGAAAAAAACTTCGGTCTGTCGGTGCCCGACGACAAGGTCGGTGACCTGCTGAGGGTCAGTGACGTCGCGGACTTCCTCATGGCGTACAAGGCGGGAGTCTGA
- a CDS encoding condensation domain-containing protein gives MTHTDPGDGTLPLSVGQEGLWLLHSLAPDSSTYHLAGGVRMEPAPDPEILARAVDAVTERHPMLRSVYADTEHGPRRRVLPPGETGRLTVREMRGADDEELRRAVDAEVAAPFRLTDEGPFRAVLLRRAQDAVALVVTHHIATDALSQWLLWRDLLAAYAELAEGREPRLEPPATDFDHFVAAERTLLDSSRGALQADFWRAQCAGSQAAELPTDRPRPDVPASKGTSLVRRLPDALSEGIRRAAADREVSQFAVALGALQGLVNRWTGMRDFLVACPASVRRSAAREVVGYYVNPVLVRAEISGDATLGEVVDRAAERVRQATARASYPFPLVAREAGDGGPLYRIAMTMVSTERFDGGMEAAAAGVPMRVGGLTVTYLEIPHLEGQCDVSLEVTRDARGLTIALRYDTALFERATMERLFDQYERFLAAAVDDADRPLGRVRLTDGDDKRALLALGGHPGAAS, from the coding sequence ATGACCCACACGGACCCCGGGGACGGGACGCTGCCCCTCTCGGTGGGCCAGGAAGGACTGTGGCTGCTGCACAGTCTGGCCCCCGACAGCTCCACCTACCACCTCGCGGGAGGTGTCCGCATGGAGCCGGCGCCCGACCCCGAGATCCTGGCACGGGCCGTGGACGCGGTCACCGAGCGGCACCCCATGCTCCGCTCGGTGTACGCGGACACCGAGCACGGCCCGCGCCGCCGGGTCCTGCCGCCCGGCGAGACCGGCCGCCTGACCGTCCGCGAGATGCGCGGAGCCGACGACGAGGAGCTGCGCCGGGCGGTGGACGCGGAGGTCGCCGCGCCGTTCCGCCTGACCGACGAAGGCCCCTTCCGGGCCGTGCTGCTGCGGCGCGCGCAGGACGCCGTGGCCCTCGTCGTCACCCACCACATCGCCACCGACGCCCTGTCCCAGTGGCTGCTCTGGCGCGACCTGCTCGCCGCCTACGCGGAGCTCGCCGAGGGCCGGGAGCCGCGACTGGAGCCGCCGGCGACCGACTTCGACCACTTCGTGGCGGCCGAGCGCACCCTGCTGGACTCCTCGCGCGGCGCCCTCCAGGCCGACTTCTGGCGGGCGCAGTGCGCCGGCTCGCAGGCCGCCGAACTGCCCACCGACCGGCCCCGTCCCGACGTACCGGCGAGCAAGGGCACGAGCCTGGTGCGCAGGCTGCCCGACGCGCTCTCGGAGGGCATCCGGCGCGCCGCGGCCGACCGTGAGGTCTCCCAGTTCGCGGTGGCGCTCGGCGCGCTGCAGGGCCTGGTGAACCGCTGGACGGGCATGCGGGACTTCCTCGTCGCCTGCCCGGCGTCCGTGCGCCGCTCCGCGGCCCGCGAGGTCGTCGGGTACTACGTCAACCCGGTGCTGGTGCGCGCGGAGATCAGCGGGGACGCCACGCTGGGCGAGGTCGTCGACCGTGCCGCGGAGCGGGTCCGGCAGGCCACCGCACGCGCCTCCTACCCGTTCCCGCTGGTCGCCCGGGAGGCGGGTGACGGCGGGCCGCTGTACCGGATCGCCATGACGATGGTCTCCACCGAGCGTTTCGACGGCGGGATGGAGGCCGCCGCCGCCGGAGTGCCGATGCGGGTGGGCGGCCTCACCGTCACCTATCTGGAGATCCCGCACCTGGAGGGCCAGTGCGACGTGTCGCTGGAGGTCACCCGTGACGCACGGGGCCTCACGATCGCCCTGCGCTACGACACGGCACTGTTCGAACGGGCCACCATGGAGCGGCTTTTCGACCAGTACGAGCGGTTCCTCGCGGCCGCCGTAGACGACGCGGACCGCCCCCTGGGCCGCGTCCGGCTCACCGACGGCGACGACAAGCGGGCCCTGCTCGCCCTCGGCGGCCACCCCGGCGCCGCCTCATGA
- the sbnA gene encoding 2,3-diaminopropionate biosynthesis protein SbnA, with translation MSAPVLHGILDGVGDTPLVELTGLLPRFGSRVFAKLEAFNPGGSVKDRSALSMLLGRIRGGDLVPGRSTVVESSSGNLAIGMAQICRYFGIDFICVVDPKTTEQNLAILRAYGVTVDLVTEVDPETRAYLPTRIKRVRELVATVPGAYWPNQYANPLNPLAHERTMREIAEALDGRVDYLFCSTGTGGTLTGCARYIREHRLPTTLVGVDALGSVLFGGASGPRLLPGHGAAVRPALFDPTLADEVVHVSDLDCVVGCRTLTDREAILAGGSSGAVTAALGKFAARIPAGRNVVLVFPDRGDRYLDSIYSDDWVRAHFGEVSHLWQEPDLYMAVGAC, from the coding sequence ATGAGCGCTCCCGTGCTCCACGGCATCCTCGACGGCGTCGGCGACACGCCGCTGGTGGAACTCACCGGCCTGCTGCCCCGGTTCGGCTCCCGCGTCTTCGCCAAGCTGGAGGCGTTCAACCCGGGAGGCAGCGTCAAGGACCGGTCCGCGCTCTCCATGCTGCTGGGCCGCATCCGCGGCGGTGACCTGGTGCCGGGCCGCTCCACGGTGGTGGAGTCCAGCTCCGGCAACCTCGCCATCGGCATGGCGCAGATCTGCCGGTACTTCGGCATCGACTTCATCTGCGTCGTCGACCCGAAGACCACCGAGCAGAACCTGGCGATCCTGCGGGCCTACGGCGTCACGGTCGACCTGGTCACCGAGGTCGACCCCGAGACGCGCGCCTACCTGCCGACGCGCATCAAGCGGGTGCGGGAACTCGTCGCGACCGTCCCCGGAGCCTACTGGCCCAACCAGTACGCCAATCCCCTCAACCCGCTGGCGCACGAGCGGACCATGCGGGAGATCGCCGAGGCCCTGGACGGCCGCGTCGACTACCTCTTCTGCTCCACGGGCACCGGCGGCACCCTCACCGGCTGCGCCCGCTACATCCGCGAACACCGGCTGCCCACCACCCTGGTGGGGGTGGACGCGCTGGGCAGCGTGCTGTTCGGCGGGGCGTCCGGGCCGCGGCTGCTGCCCGGTCACGGGGCGGCCGTGCGGCCCGCCCTCTTCGACCCGACGCTGGCCGACGAGGTGGTGCACGTCTCCGACCTGGACTGCGTGGTCGGCTGCCGCACCCTCACCGACCGCGAGGCCATCCTCGCCGGCGGCTCCTCGGGCGCGGTCACCGCCGCGCTCGGCAAGTTCGCGGCCCGCATCCCGGCCGGCCGCAACGTCGTACTGGTCTTCCCCGACCGGGGCGACCGGTACCTCGACTCGATCTACTCCGACGACTGGGTGCGCGCCCACTTCGGAGAGGTCTCCCATCTGTGGCAGGAACCCGATCTCTACATGGCGGTGGGCGCATGCTGA
- the sbnB gene encoding 2,3-diaminopropionate biosynthesis protein SbnB, translating to MLIIKHGQVAGLLTGREKEVVDLVADAYERHDEGRTVLPHSVFLRFPDRPRDRIIGLPGYLGTAAGDTARGGEVAGMKWISSFPGNVAGGHERASAAILLNSLETGHPEALIEGSLISARRTAASAALASRLLLDGRRPTGVTLVGTGVINREVLRFLAVVHPHLDSLAVYDTDPERAARFTADHARLLPGARVRHCGSLDEALAAHDLVSFATTAATPHTGLDACPPDTVVLHVSLRDLTVPAILGSHNVVDDPDHVCREKTSPHLAQEHTGGRDFIHASIGALLKGTAAPVPRDGRPVVFSPFGLGVLDLALARFVRDEARARGIGTSVEGFLPGRTP from the coding sequence ATGCTGATCATCAAGCACGGGCAAGTGGCCGGGCTCCTGACCGGGCGCGAGAAGGAGGTCGTGGACCTCGTCGCCGACGCCTACGAGCGCCACGACGAGGGGCGCACCGTACTGCCGCACTCCGTCTTCCTGCGCTTTCCCGACCGGCCCCGCGACCGCATCATCGGCCTCCCCGGCTATCTCGGCACGGCCGCCGGCGACACGGCACGGGGCGGTGAGGTCGCCGGCATGAAGTGGATCTCGTCCTTCCCGGGCAACGTCGCTGGCGGCCACGAGCGCGCCAGCGCCGCGATCCTGCTGAACTCCCTGGAGACCGGGCACCCCGAGGCCCTGATCGAGGGGTCCCTCATCTCCGCCCGGCGCACCGCCGCCTCCGCCGCGCTCGCCTCCCGGCTCCTGCTCGACGGGCGCCGGCCCACCGGCGTCACCCTCGTCGGCACCGGCGTCATCAACCGCGAGGTGCTGCGCTTCCTCGCGGTCGTCCACCCGCACCTCGACTCGCTCGCCGTGTACGACACGGACCCGGAGCGCGCCGCCCGCTTCACCGCCGACCACGCCCGGCTGCTGCCCGGCGCCCGGGTACGGCACTGCGGCAGCCTCGACGAGGCCCTGGCCGCGCACGACCTGGTGTCCTTCGCGACCACCGCCGCCACCCCGCACACCGGTCTCGACGCCTGCCCGCCGGACACCGTCGTCCTGCACGTCTCGCTGCGCGACCTGACCGTGCCCGCGATCCTCGGCTCCCACAACGTCGTCGACGATCCCGACCACGTGTGCCGCGAGAAGACCTCACCGCACCTGGCGCAGGAGCACACCGGCGGCCGGGACTTCATCCACGCCTCCATCGGCGCGCTGCTGAAGGGCACCGCCGCACCCGTGCCCCGGGACGGCAGGCCGGTGGTGTTCTCCCCGTTCGGCCTGGGCGTGCTGGACCTGGCGCTGGCCCGCTTCGTCCGCGACGAAGCACGCGCGCGCGGCATCGGCACCTCCGTCGAGGGCTTCCTGCCCGGTCGTACGCCGTAG